One Peribacillus simplex NBRC 15720 = DSM 1321 genomic region harbors:
- a CDS encoding TetR/AcrR family transcriptional regulator → MDTKSLIIDHATILFQQKGYKGVGLSEILKVCNVTKGSLYHHFPNGKEELLIACLHSLNEVITMDIVDIFERYPTTLEATNSMIEKLIVNLESEGTITGYTFSSMVSEMATLSDPVRKACAELYAKIQGIYFKKLMEDGYSKELASNIALMMTASIEGAMMLCLAETSAKPLKVISQLLPNILKEF, encoded by the coding sequence ATGGATACAAAATCGTTGATAATCGACCATGCAACGATTCTTTTTCAACAAAAAGGATATAAAGGTGTTGGACTAAGCGAAATCTTAAAAGTATGTAATGTTACGAAAGGTTCGCTTTATCACCATTTTCCTAATGGAAAAGAGGAATTATTAATTGCTTGCCTTCATTCTTTGAATGAAGTAATTACGATGGATATCGTGGATATTTTTGAACGATATCCGACAACGTTAGAAGCGACAAATTCTATGATTGAAAAGTTAATCGTCAATTTAGAAAGTGAAGGGACGATTACGGGTTACACATTTAGCAGCATGGTAAGTGAAATGGCCACATTAAGCGATCCTGTACGAAAGGCTTGCGCCGAACTATATGCGAAAATTCAAGGGATTTATTTTAAAAAGCTAATGGAAGATGGATATTCAAAAGAGTTAGCTTCCAATATTGCATTGATGATGACAGCCTCTATCGAAGGGGCAATGATGCTTTGTTTGGCCGAAACATCGGCAAAGCCGCTAAAAGTAATTTCGCAATTGTTACCCAATATATTGAAGGAGTTTTAA